The Candidatus Margulisiibacteriota bacterium genomic sequence TTGCCTTTGATGAATTTATCTTCCAGATCAGGAGTTAAGCCTTTATTGTAATTTCCTCTATCACAGCAGTACCAGCCGGGCAATGTAATGTTGTCTTGCCAGCCCGTGCCGTCGTACATCAATATCGTGCCTTTGGGCAGTTCTGTTTGTAATCCGCTGATAGAAGTTTGCAAATTGCTTACCTCGGTTTGCAGTGTTTCCAGGCTGCTGGCTTCGAGCTTGCCGCTCAGAGCGGTGGCCACCGCTTTTTCCGTGGGTATACTGTCATCGCTGGCGTTCGTCGCGGTGTCTATAGTCGTGGTTCTGGTCAGCGTGCCGAGCGTTCCCGCCGTCCCGGAATAAGCCACGATATTTTTAGCTATGTCGGCGGCGAGCTTATCCTGCTTGTTGTTCCTCAGCGCGTCGAGGTTTTTCACGGCCAGTTTGGCTGACGGGTAAGAACTGTCGCTGGAATTAGCGGTCAAAGCATCCGCCGTGTCATCCGTCGAAGAGACCTGCTTGTTGGCGACTTTTTCCTTGGTATTCAGCGCCGCGGTCATGGTTGCCGCTGAAAGCGGAGCACCTTTCGTAACCCCGGTATAAGTGTCACTGTAATTGCTTGCGTTTGCCATAAATATCCCCCTGATGGTTTATACGCTTATAAGAGTAAAATATATATTTACGCTTATAAACGATAGAAATGATTATAACCCAAAGTTAAACTTTGTCAATAAGTCTAAAAAGAAGCCTCTGCAAAAATCTAAAAGTGAGCCGTATCCGCTTTTGGCACAAAAATAAAAATGGTACGGTTAAGCTGAAAATTTGGGCCGAAAGCGGATACAAAAAAAGAGAGAAGCTAAAAACTTACTTTTGCAGAGGCTTCTAAAAAAAGGATTTCGCGCATGGACGTAAAAAATTTAAAAAGTATTGTTAGTAAAAAATTAACTTTTTTGCTGAAAAATAGCGGCAAAACTCTGGAAGCAACCGCGTATGCTTTGGATATGCCTTTGAGCCAGTATTACCGTTTGTTAAAAGGCCAGTGTCTGCCGCTCTTGCCTACCTTTATACATATCAGCAAAATTTATAGAACAAGTCTGGATTGGTGGTTTGCGGATACAGCATTGCCTAAACGCGTAAAACCCGCGCCAGATCCGGCGGAATATCAGGTCTTTAAAATACTAAAAGGCCTCGATGCGGGAGACCAAAAAATTGTGCTGGCCACATTAAGGACGCTGGCCAGAAGATTAAAGACAAAAGCCAGAGTTCTTACACTAAAGTAAAATTTATTTTCCGTACCAATCCAGCTGGCGGGTCAGATACATGAGCAGCGCGGTCACCGCGAAAGCGCCGATCGAGCCGATGAGCAGGGCGTAGGACTCGGCATTGAGCACGGCGTACAGCAGAATATAACTCAAGCCCATGACCAGACCCATGTACCAGCTTTTTTGCCAGGAACCGAGCAGCGCACGCGAATACAAAATCATCATCGTTGCCACGGAGAGCGCGCTGACGCAGTACGCCGCGAAAAACGGAATTTGTTCCGAGAACGAAAGCAGCAGCAGATAAAAAATAATATTGCCAATGCCGGAAAGCAGATACGGCACGGGGTGGATGCGGCGCTTGGCGAAAATTTCCATCAGGAAGAGCGCTAAAAACGGCACGAGCAAAAACAACACGGCGTATTTCACCGCGCGCGTGTTCAGCGCGTAAGTGTCGATTTGCCGGTAAAAATAAACGCCGAAAAGAAGATTGGCATTTTGAACGCTGCTACCGCTATTCCGCTGGCTTTCTTCTTTCCAGAAAAGCGGAATGTTGCGGCTCAAGTGGCTGACATTCCACTGCGCGGCAAAAGATCGGTCGGTGATGCTGGAGCTGACCGGCAGGAACGCGCCGCGGAAAGACGGCGACGACCAGTCGGCGGAGATATTGACCTGCGTGTCCTGGCCGATAGGTAGTATTCGCACAGACTGTCCGCCCTGCGCGGTGAGCTCAATGTCAAAATTGGCCGGCTGTCCGGGCGCATACGCCAGCGCGGCGTGAATACCGTTATTTAATGAATTGAGGAGCAGGCCGCGCGCATCAGTCAGTCCCGACTGGAAAAACAGTTCGCGGTTGTTCCAGACCGCGCGGTTGATCTGGCGGATGCCTTTTTGACCACCCAGCGCGATGACCAGCTTGGCCGCGTCAAAAGACAATTTCTCATTATCGGCCAGATCCAAAAGCGCCGGCCGCGGATCAAAATTGCCGTTGATCTTTATCTTGCCGACAAAAAGCGGTACGGAAAAAATGCCGTAATGCCGCACTTCGGTCGTGAAATCTCCCTGAATATTTAATTTTTGCGGCGCGATATAGAGAGTGAACGGTGTCTGCACGGTCTCAACTTTTTCGCCTTCTTTTTCCGTGCGGGTACGGACGACACTGGTGCGGATGCCCGGAATAGCCATGACCGGCCCGGCTTCGGTGAATTCACTGCCCCAGGCCTCCATGATTTTCTCTTCCGCTTCTTTGGCCGTGTGGCTGCGCTCGCGCACCAAGCCGCTGATCATAGAAGTCGGGATTAGCAGCAGGAGAATTATTACACCCAAGCCCAGTATTTTAAAAATATAGCCCTCGGAAAATTTTTGCAGCGCCTTGCGGTCAGATTTATGCATAAATCTCCTTTGCTTAAAAATCTCTTTTCCATTATATGTTAAAACACGTTTATGTCCAAGCCGAATTTCCAAAAAAGTCCTAACTTTTCTGGAATATATTCCTATAAAGTTAGGACTTTGTGGGAATAGTAATAGAAGACAACGTTAGGTTTTTCTAGACCACTTTCATAATATAAATTACCGTGTAATACTCTGGTAGTTCTATTTTATATGGCGTATCACTTCCAGTGTTTTCATTAACTACTGTTTCGGAAGATACCAGCGCATGATCCGCGTAATCTTTTTCGTACCACTTCATTGTCTGATTT encodes the following:
- the creD gene encoding cell envelope integrity protein CreD; the protein is MHKSDRKALQKFSEGYIFKILGLGVIILLLLIPTSMISGLVRERSHTAKEAEEKIMEAWGSEFTEAGPVMAIPGIRTSVVRTRTEKEGEKVETVQTPFTLYIAPQKLNIQGDFTTEVRHYGIFSVPLFVGKIKINGNFDPRPALLDLADNEKLSFDAAKLVIALGGQKGIRQINRAVWNNRELFFQSGLTDARGLLLNSLNNGIHAALAYAPGQPANFDIELTAQGGQSVRILPIGQDTQVNISADWSSPSFRGAFLPVSSSITDRSFAAQWNVSHLSRNIPLFWKEESQRNSGSSVQNANLLFGVYFYRQIDTYALNTRAVKYAVLFLLVPFLALFLMEIFAKRRIHPVPYLLSGIGNIIFYLLLLSFSEQIPFFAAYCVSALSVATMMILYSRALLGSWQKSWYMGLVMGLSYILLYAVLNAESYALLIGSIGAFAVTALLMYLTRQLDWYGK